The following are encoded together in the Cyanobacterium aponinum PCC 10605 genome:
- a CDS encoding alpha/beta fold hydrolase, with protein sequence MNNYQQWQWQGFNIAYQQCGEKGASVVFIHGFGANSGHWRHNLKVIGENYCCYAIDLLGFGASDKPLPNQPLSYTFETWAKQVGDFCREVVKTPVILVGNSIGCVVTMQTAVDYPDLVTKIAAFNCSLRLLNERKRLTLPWYRNLGATVMQKVLTNRAIASYFYNQIAKPQVIRKILTQAYKKQEAITDELIEIIYKPSQDKGAVDVFVAFTGYSSGPIPEDLLPILPCPITFFWGAEDPWESIELGRELANYPCVEDFIELEGLGHCPQDEAPEIVNPLLLNWLETSSPKLNEKSIEK encoded by the coding sequence ATGAATAACTATCAACAATGGCAATGGCAGGGATTTAATATTGCTTATCAACAGTGTGGAGAAAAAGGGGCTTCTGTAGTTTTTATTCATGGCTTTGGAGCAAATAGTGGTCATTGGCGCCATAATCTCAAAGTTATAGGAGAAAATTATTGTTGTTATGCCATTGATTTGCTAGGTTTTGGAGCTTCTGATAAACCCTTACCCAATCAACCCTTATCTTATACTTTTGAAACGTGGGCAAAACAAGTGGGGGATTTTTGTCGGGAGGTAGTCAAAACTCCTGTTATATTAGTGGGTAACTCCATTGGTTGTGTTGTCACTATGCAAACTGCGGTTGATTATCCTGATTTAGTGACAAAAATAGCGGCTTTTAATTGTTCTCTCCGATTGTTAAATGAACGTAAACGATTAACTCTTCCTTGGTATCGTAATTTAGGGGCAACGGTAATGCAAAAAGTTTTAACCAATAGAGCGATCGCATCTTACTTTTATAATCAAATAGCAAAACCGCAAGTAATCAGAAAAATTCTCACCCAAGCCTATAAAAAACAAGAAGCTATCACCGATGAATTGATTGAAATCATCTACAAACCCTCTCAAGATAAAGGGGCAGTGGATGTATTTGTTGCATTTACAGGCTATTCATCAGGACCAATTCCAGAAGATTTATTGCCTATCTTACCATGTCCTATCACTTTTTTTTGGGGAGCGGAAGACCCTTGGGAGTCTATTGAATTAGGCAGAGAATTAGCAAATTATCCTTGTGTAGAAGATTTTATCGAATTAGAAGGTTTAGGACATTGTCCCCAAGATGAAGCCCCAGAAATCGTTAATCCTCTCCTATTAAATTGGTTAGAAACATCATCACCTAAGTTAAATGAAAAAAGTATTGAAAAATAA
- a CDS encoding RNA-guided endonuclease InsQ/TnpB family protein, whose protein sequence is MKQRYNYRIYPTSQQEQLLAQLFGCCRVVYNDGVALCQQIYKEGGKKPSNSELQKLLITQAKKTEKREWLSKVSAIPLQQSLNDFNIAYQNFFNSCQGKRKGKKVKPPKFKSRKSNQSARFTRGGFKVGQHKIKLAKIGKVKIIWSRKLPNPPSSATVIKDSASRYFISFVVETIPEKLPDNGQSVGIDLGIETFATLSNGQKIKSSKPLKKYQRKLRRCQRNLSRKKKGSKRDEKARKRVAKVHRKIKDTRTDFLHKLSTDIIRENQTIVLEDLNVSAMVKNRKLSKAISDLGWGTFRTLLEAKSVMYGREFIVIDRWIPTSQVCSNCGFNGGKKELNIREWTCINCGVVHDRDINASKNILVAGGHSETLNGRGAGRKTSIKLAVGDEASTHREIRFKHLSLF, encoded by the coding sequence ATGAAACAACGATATAACTATAGAATTTATCCTACGTCACAGCAAGAACAGTTGTTAGCTCAACTGTTTGGTTGTTGTCGTGTGGTTTATAATGATGGGGTAGCGTTGTGTCAGCAAATCTATAAAGAAGGAGGTAAAAAACCAAGTAATAGTGAACTTCAAAAACTGTTAATCACCCAAGCCAAGAAAACTGAAAAAAGAGAATGGTTGTCAAAAGTTAGTGCAATCCCTTTGCAACAATCACTAAATGATTTTAACATCGCCTATCAGAACTTTTTTAATTCCTGTCAGGGAAAAAGAAAGGGAAAAAAAGTAAAACCGCCTAAGTTTAAGTCGAGAAAATCAAATCAATCAGCACGGTTCACTCGTGGTGGTTTTAAAGTTGGGCAACATAAAATTAAGTTGGCAAAAATAGGTAAAGTAAAAATTATCTGGTCAAGAAAATTGCCTAACCCACCATCATCGGCAACAGTGATCAAAGATTCTGCCAGTCGGTATTTTATTTCTTTTGTGGTGGAGACAATCCCTGAAAAATTGCCTGACAATGGTCAAAGTGTGGGGATTGATTTAGGAATTGAAACTTTTGCAACTCTAAGCAATGGGCAAAAGATAAAATCTTCTAAACCATTAAAGAAATATCAAAGGAAACTGAGACGTTGCCAGAGAAATTTAAGTAGAAAGAAAAAAGGGAGTAAAAGAGATGAAAAGGCAAGAAAAAGAGTAGCTAAAGTTCACAGAAAAATAAAAGACACTCGCACTGATTTTCTACATAAATTGTCAACGGATATTATTCGTGAAAACCAAACGATAGTATTAGAAGATTTGAACGTTAGTGCCATGGTAAAAAACCGTAAATTAAGTAAAGCAATTAGCGATCTGGGATGGGGTACATTTAGGACTCTGCTAGAAGCAAAATCTGTAATGTATGGTAGAGAGTTTATTGTGATTGATCGGTGGATACCAACATCTCAAGTATGTTCTAATTGTGGATTTAATGGCGGTAAAAAAGAATTAAATATAAGAGAATGGACTTGCATTAATTGCGGTGTAGTGCATGATCGTGATATTAATGCAAGTAAAAATATCTTAGTCGCTGGAGGGCATTCAGAGACTTTAAACGGACGTGGAGCAGGACGTAAGACTAGCATAAAGTTAGCAGTAGGCGATGAAGCGTCAACCCACCGAGAGATTAGATTTAAGCACTTAAGTCTATTCTAG
- the ilvD gene encoding dihydroxy-acid dehydratase, producing the protein MSENLKSKAITQGVQRTPNRAMLRAVGFGDDDFNKPIVGIANGFSTITPCNMGLNDLALKAEFSLRQAGAMPQMFGTITISDGISMGTEGMKYSLVSRDVIADSIETACTGESMDAVIAIGGCDKNMPGAMIAIARMNIPAIFVYGGTIKPGHHNGKDLTVVSAFEAVGEYSAGKIDEEELLAIEKKACPGAGSCGGMFTANTMSSAFEAMGISLPYSSTMAAEDQEKADSTAKSAEVLVEAIRKQILPSDILTRKAFENAIAVIMAVGGSTNSVLHLLAIANTIGVPLTLDDFEAIRKKVPVICDLKPSGRYVTVDLHKAGGIPQVMKMLLVNGLIHGDALTISGQTIAEVLADIPENPPENQDVIRQWGNPLYQEGHLAILKGNLATEGAVAKISGVKNPVITGPARVFESEEECLDAILAGKIQAGDVVIVRYEGPVGGPGMREMLAPTSAIIGAGLGDKVGLITDGRFSGGTYGMVVGHVAPEAAVGGNIALVEEGDSITIDAHNKLLQINISEEELNKRRQNWTPRQPNYTRGVLGKYAKLVSSSSLGAVTDLNLF; encoded by the coding sequence ATGAGCGAGAATTTAAAAAGTAAAGCAATTACTCAAGGAGTACAAAGAACCCCTAACCGTGCCATGTTAAGAGCGGTGGGTTTTGGAGATGATGATTTTAATAAGCCTATTGTCGGTATTGCCAATGGATTTAGTACCATCACCCCCTGTAATATGGGTTTAAATGACTTGGCATTGAAGGCAGAATTTAGTTTACGTCAAGCAGGGGCAATGCCTCAAATGTTCGGTACTATTACCATTAGTGATGGTATCTCTATGGGAACAGAGGGAATGAAATATTCTTTAGTGTCTAGGGATGTTATTGCTGATTCTATTGAAACCGCTTGTACTGGTGAAAGTATGGATGCGGTGATTGCCATTGGTGGTTGTGATAAAAATATGCCCGGAGCGATGATTGCGATCGCACGGATGAATATTCCTGCTATTTTCGTTTACGGTGGTACGATTAAACCGGGGCATCATAACGGTAAAGATTTAACGGTAGTAAGTGCTTTTGAAGCCGTTGGAGAATATAGTGCAGGAAAAATTGACGAAGAAGAATTACTCGCCATTGAGAAAAAGGCTTGTCCGGGAGCAGGTTCTTGTGGGGGAATGTTTACAGCAAATACAATGTCTTCTGCTTTTGAAGCCATGGGTATTAGTTTACCCTATTCTTCTACTATGGCCGCCGAAGACCAAGAGAAAGCAGATAGTACGGCTAAATCCGCAGAAGTTTTAGTAGAGGCAATCCGCAAACAAATTTTACCCAGTGATATTCTCACCCGTAAAGCCTTTGAAAATGCGATCGCAGTTATCATGGCAGTAGGTGGCTCTACCAACTCAGTTTTACACTTGTTAGCTATTGCCAATACTATTGGTGTGCCTTTAACCTTAGATGACTTTGAAGCTATCCGTAAAAAAGTACCTGTTATCTGTGACTTAAAACCATCAGGACGTTATGTTACTGTTGACTTACACAAAGCCGGTGGTATTCCTCAAGTGATGAAAATGTTATTAGTCAATGGCTTAATTCACGGAGACGCATTAACTATTTCAGGACAAACCATCGCTGAAGTATTAGCCGATATTCCCGAAAATCCCCCCGAAAATCAAGATGTAATTCGTCAATGGGGCAATCCTTTATATCAAGAAGGGCATTTAGCCATCTTAAAAGGTAACTTAGCCACAGAAGGAGCAGTCGCTAAAATTAGTGGTGTTAAAAATCCTGTTATCACTGGACCGGCAAGAGTATTTGAATCTGAAGAAGAATGCTTAGACGCAATTTTGGCAGGAAAAATTCAAGCAGGAGATGTGGTTATTGTTCGCTATGAAGGGCCTGTGGGCGGACCTGGTATGAGAGAAATGTTAGCACCAACCTCGGCAATCATTGGAGCTGGATTGGGAGATAAAGTCGGTTTAATTACAGACGGACGCTTTTCAGGTGGGACTTATGGTATGGTAGTGGGACACGTTGCCCCAGAAGCGGCAGTGGGCGGTAACATTGCCCTAGTGGAAGAAGGAGATAGCATTACTATTGATGCTCATAATAAGCTGTTGCAAATCAATATTTCTGAGGAAGAATTGAATAAACGCCGTCAAAACTGGACTCCTCGTCAACCTAACTATACGAGAGGAGTATTAGGTAAGTACGCTAAGTTAGTGTCTTCTAGTAGTCTCGGTGCGGTGACAGACTTAAATCTCTTTTAG
- the pgsA gene encoding CDP-diacylglycerol--glycerol-3-phosphate 3-phosphatidyltransferase: protein MNIPNTITAIRIVLVLPLIYFLYQPSTSFQWLAFFIFLVAALTDWLDGYLARKLNQITALGKFLDPLTDKILIIAPLLILIERQQLRAWAVFIIIIREIVIAGWRVNPQLSSDNDISGANIWGKLKTVTQIGAIALLIIPVPQLTNIGLILFWIALVLTVISGSIYLGFPSFSLGKIKE, encoded by the coding sequence GTGAATATACCCAATACCATTACTGCCATACGTATTGTTTTGGTGCTTCCCCTCATTTATTTTTTATATCAACCATCTACAAGTTTTCAGTGGTTGGCTTTTTTTATTTTTCTCGTGGCGGCTTTAACGGATTGGTTAGATGGTTATTTAGCTCGAAAATTAAATCAAATTACTGCCTTGGGAAAATTTTTAGACCCTCTTACGGATAAAATTTTAATTATTGCTCCCTTATTGATTTTAATTGAGCGTCAGCAATTAAGGGCATGGGCTGTTTTTATTATTATCATTAGAGAAATTGTTATTGCAGGATGGAGAGTTAATCCTCAACTTAGTTCTGATAATGATATTTCAGGGGCAAATATTTGGGGTAAACTGAAAACTGTAACTCAAATAGGTGCGATCGCACTCTTAATTATTCCTGTTCCTCAATTAACCAATATAGGTTTAATCTTGTTTTGGATAGCCTTAGTTTTAACAGTTATTTCAGGTAGTATTTATTTGGGATTTCCTTCTTTTAGTTTGGGGAAAATCAAAGAGTAA
- the murA gene encoding UDP-N-acetylglucosamine 1-carboxyvinyltransferase — protein MSSLTNESLKTTDQIALEITGRKSLQGEVKISGAKNSALAIMAGTLLCEDECRLNNMPCLVDVNTMGQVLSSLGVKIEKKGTTWDFDCRDIKAVKAPYDLVSQLRASFFVIGPILTRLGVAQVPLPGGCAIGSRPVDLHVRGLQAMGAHVTIEHGVVNASVKGGRLKGTKIFLDYPSVGATETIIMAATLAEGETIIENAAKEPEIVDLANFCNSMGAKIRGAGTDSIVIEGVDRLHTTDYHIIPDRIEAGTFLVAGAITHSEILVTSVNPEHLIPVISKLEEIGCQIKQESATVLRTIPGELKASDIETLPHPGFPTDMQAQFMALLTISEGNSLVTETVFENRLRHVAELQRMGANIKVKGNSALVSGVSRLSGAPVMATDLRASAALVLAGLAADGKTIVQGLQHLDRGYENLEQKFQNLGASIRRISYTR, from the coding sequence ATTTCTAGTTTAACCAATGAATCCCTCAAGACAACAGACCAAATAGCCTTAGAAATAACTGGCAGAAAATCTTTGCAAGGAGAAGTCAAAATTAGCGGTGCAAAAAATTCCGCCCTTGCCATTATGGCTGGAACATTACTTTGTGAGGATGAGTGTCGCTTAAACAATATGCCCTGTCTAGTAGATGTTAATACAATGGGTCAAGTATTGTCATCTTTAGGAGTCAAAATAGAAAAAAAAGGTACAACATGGGATTTCGACTGTCGTGATATAAAGGCGGTAAAAGCACCTTATGATTTAGTCTCCCAACTGAGGGCTAGTTTTTTCGTAATCGGACCTATTTTAACTCGCTTAGGGGTTGCTCAAGTACCCTTACCCGGTGGTTGTGCCATTGGTTCTCGTCCTGTAGATCTTCATGTGAGGGGTTTACAAGCTATGGGAGCTCATGTCACTATCGAACATGGAGTTGTTAATGCCTCTGTTAAAGGAGGACGCTTAAAAGGGACAAAGATTTTCCTCGACTATCCCAGCGTTGGAGCGACTGAAACCATCATTATGGCGGCAACCTTAGCCGAAGGTGAAACGATTATTGAAAATGCGGCGAAAGAACCAGAAATAGTTGATTTAGCTAATTTCTGTAATAGTATGGGGGCAAAAATTAGAGGAGCGGGGACAGATTCTATCGTCATTGAAGGGGTCGATCGCCTTCACACAACCGACTATCATATCATACCCGATCGCATCGAAGCAGGAACATTCTTGGTAGCAGGAGCAATCACCCATTCTGAAATCCTAGTAACTTCCGTTAATCCTGAACATTTGATCCCTGTCATTTCCAAATTAGAAGAAATTGGCTGTCAGATTAAACAAGAAAGTGCAACGGTTTTACGCACCATTCCCGGGGAGTTAAAAGCCAGTGATATTGAAACCTTACCTCATCCCGGATTCCCTACGGATATGCAGGCACAATTTATGGCATTACTCACCATTAGTGAAGGTAATAGTCTTGTAACAGAAACAGTTTTTGAAAATCGTCTTCGTCATGTTGCAGAATTACAGAGAATGGGGGCTAATATAAAAGTAAAAGGTAATTCGGCTCTAGTTAGTGGAGTGTCTCGTCTTTCAGGTGCGCCGGTAATGGCAACAGACCTCAGAGCGTCCGCCGCCCTTGTCTTAGCAGGTTTAGCCGCCGATGGTAAAACCATCGTCCAAGGCTTACAACACCTCGATCGAGGCTATGAGAATTTAGAGCAGAAATTCCAAAACTTGGGTGCTTCTATTCGCAGAATCTCCTATACCCGTTAA
- the ruvX gene encoding Holliday junction resolvase RuvX, translated as MERVAVIGLDIGLRRVGVAGCDGLGLIATELTTVNRRSFKEDVEAFRRIIEEREANLLVAGIPYTMKGEIGFQAKQVIKYAKRLSNALELPLEFVDERLTSLEAEEQLKSSKKYSSRQKGLIDKRAAAIILQQWLDIRRSQSN; from the coding sequence ATGGAAAGAGTTGCTGTTATAGGATTAGATATAGGCTTAAGAAGAGTGGGAGTGGCAGGTTGTGATGGTTTAGGATTAATAGCCACAGAATTAACTACTGTTAATCGTCGTAGTTTTAAAGAAGATGTAGAAGCGTTTCGGAGAATTATTGAAGAAAGAGAAGCCAATTTATTGGTAGCCGGTATTCCCTATACCATGAAAGGAGAAATTGGGTTTCAGGCAAAGCAAGTAATTAAATATGCTAAAAGATTGAGTAACGCCCTTGAGTTACCATTAGAATTTGTAGATGAAAGACTGACTTCCCTAGAAGCAGAGGAGCAACTAAAAAGTAGTAAAAAATATTCTTCTCGTCAAAAAGGTTTAATTGATAAGCGTGCGGCGGCGATTATTCTTCAACAATGGTTAGATATACGGAGATCTCAAAGTAATTAA